The Entomobacter blattae nucleotide sequence TGTTTATCAAGTCTTTCCTATTAAAAACTACCCCATTACGGGTAGTGGGGGATGTTCATGGAGAAAAAGAGGCTTTTTCTTGTGCACTGAACACCCCCCATTTTGTTATCCAACTCGGTGATCTGGTTGATAACGGGCCTAATAGTGCCGGCGTTATTGAGCTTATGCTTCATACTCTCCAAAGCGACAAAGGGCTTTTTATTGCTGGAAATCATGAACGTAAGCTGGCCCGTGCCCTAGAAGGAAAAAATGTTACCATCGGCCCTGCCTTACAATACACATTGGATATGCTTCATTCTTCTACTCATAGACATCTTATAACGCCATTTCTGAAAGCCATCCAGGAAGCTCCTGCCTGGTTTAAGATAGGATCTTATTTTTTTGTCCACGGAGGTTTCCACCCCTCTATGCTGGTAGAAGATCCTCCACCCATAACAGGAAAAATGACTCCCCTTCTTGCCCGCGCCCTGTTCGGCAAGGTTATGAGCGAGATAAAGGAGGATGGCTACCCCAAACGCTCCATTAGCTGGGTTGATCATATCCCCCACGGCCTCACCCTTTATTGCGGGCACGATCAACGCTCAGAAGATGGAACACCCTGGACTATACAGGGCAACGCAGGTGGAATAGCAGTTTTCCTTGATACAGGAGCAGGAAAAGGAGGACACCTTTCCTGGATAGATCTTCCTCCCAATCCATGAATCAGCGCATCACTCCCCCCTCATAGGCCACAAGCACCTTTTGAAAACCTGCTGGTGCATTTTCAAAACCGTCTCTCTGCCCATCAGCAAAAAGGTCATATGCCCATTCGCATGCCTTCCCCCGTTCGACCCTCGTAGCAAGTAAAAATTACAATCCCACGGGCAGCTACAAACGCCATAGCCTTTCCACTGCACTATATGGGGGAATATGAAAGCTTGGTGCTGCCAAGTTTAGGGTCTGTCACCCACAATGTTAGC carries:
- a CDS encoding metallophosphoesterase; the protein is MTSSLFIKSFLLKTTPLRVVGDVHGEKEAFSCALNTPHFVIQLGDLVDNGPNSAGVIELMLHTLQSDKGLFIAGNHERKLARALEGKNVTIGPALQYTLDMLHSSTHRHLITPFLKAIQEAPAWFKIGSYFFVHGGFHPSMLVEDPPPITGKMTPLLARALFGKVMSEIKEDGYPKRSISWVDHIPHGLTLYCGHDQRSEDGTPWTIQGNAGGIAVFLDTGAGKGGHLSWIDLPPNP